CTGCTCACCAACGGCGGAGGCCCCGACGGCGCCTCCTCGACCCCGGTCCTGCTCATCTACCAGCTGGGCATCCAGCAGCAGAACCCCGACACCGCCGCCGCGATCGGCATGATCCTGGTGATCCTCGTCGGGATGCTGTCACTCGCCGCCAACCGCGCCACCAGGGAGCGATGATGAGACGTACACGGTCACTGCCGCGCATCCTGAGCATCATCCTGCTCACGGCTGCGGCCATCGGATTCGCCTTCCCGTTCTACTTCATGCTCGTGGGGGCCTTCCAGGAGAACCCGACGAACTCGCCGAGCGAACTGCTGCCCACCAGCGGCTGGACCGTCGACAACTTCATCGCGATCGACTCGCGCATCGACCTGATGGGTTCGCTGCTCAACTCGCTGATCTTCACGGCCGGTGTGCTGCTGGGAACCGTGGTGTTCGGGCTGCTCGCGGGCTACGCGATCGCCCGCCTCGACTTCCGGGGCCGCGGCGTGATCTGGGTGCTGATGCTGCTCGTGCAGATGGTGCCGTTCCAGCTGCTGATGATCCCGCTCTACGTGCAGATCACACGCAACTACGGCCTCGGCGACTCGTACATGGGCATGATCCTGCCGTTCCTGATCAACACGACGGCGGTGTTCATCTTCGTGCAGTTCTTCAAGGCGCTGCCGGTGGAGATCTTCGAGGCCGCGCGCATCGACGGCGCGGGCGAGATCCGCCTGCTGACCTCGGTCGCGATCCCGCTCATCAAGCCGGTGCTCGTGACGGTCGTGCTGGTCACCTTCATCGGGCCGTGGAACGAGTTCCTGTGGCCGTTCCTGATCACGAAGGATGCCACGCTCCAACCGTTGGCCGTCTCGCTGGCCAACTACATCTCCAACGTGGCGCAGTCCACGGCCAACCCGAACGGGGCGATCCTCGCGGGTGCCACGGCGCTCGCCTTCCCCGTCGTGATCCTGTTCGTCGTCTTCCAACGCTTCTTCACCGCCACCGATCTCGGTGCCGCGGTCAAGGGCTGATCCCATCCCCAGAAAGGACATCCATGTTCACCGGAGCATCCTTCCCCCTCGGACCGTTCACGCCCTACGAGGGCAACCCGATCCTGCGTCCGCGCGGCGACAGCTGGGAGTCGGCCAACCTCTACAACCCCGCGGCGCTCGTCGACGGTGACGAGGTCGTGCTGCTCTACCGCGCGCACGCCGACGACATCGTGTCGCACATCGGCATGGCCCGCTCGAGCGACGGCGTGAACTTCACCCGCGAGGACGCCCCGATCCTCTCCCCCTCGGAGGACTACGAACGGTACGGATGCGAAGACCCGCGCATCGCGCTGATCGACGGCACGTTCTACCTCACCTACACGGGGTGGGACCGTCACAGCGCGCAGCTGTGCCTGGCGACCTCGCCCGATCTGCGCACCTGGACCAAGCACGGACCGCTGTTCGAGGACTTCGACACGTTCAAGACCGTCGACCCGCGCGGCTTCAACTGGTCGAAGGCCGGCGTCATCGTGCCTCAGAAGATGCACGGCAAGTGGTGGATGTACTTCGGCGAGGG
The sequence above is drawn from the Candidatus Microbacterium colombiense genome and encodes:
- a CDS encoding glycoside hydrolase family 130 protein, with protein sequence MFTGASFPLGPFTPYEGNPILRPRGDSWESANLYNPAALVDGDEVVLLYRAHADDIVSHIGMARSSDGVNFTREDAPILSPSEDYERYGCEDPRIALIDGTFYLTYTGWDRHSAQLCLATSPDLRTWTKHGPLFEDFDTFKTVDPRGFNWSKAGVIVPQKMHGKWWMYFGEGAIYWATSDDLIHWTPGTADTDPMYSPTPGTWDEALVEIGTSPVVADNGLLVFLTNGATRVVHDDGTVDVDYRCGQIAIDPDEPTRVIGRMQEPWLRPQTFEDMHGLVSNVTFVEGLVKFHDKWFAYYGQSDTTLAVAIHDPAESWGRALRD
- a CDS encoding carbohydrate ABC transporter permease, which translates into the protein MMRRTRSLPRILSIILLTAAAIGFAFPFYFMLVGAFQENPTNSPSELLPTSGWTVDNFIAIDSRIDLMGSLLNSLIFTAGVLLGTVVFGLLAGYAIARLDFRGRGVIWVLMLLVQMVPFQLLMIPLYVQITRNYGLGDSYMGMILPFLINTTAVFIFVQFFKALPVEIFEAARIDGAGEIRLLTSVAIPLIKPVLVTVVLVTFIGPWNEFLWPFLITKDATLQPLAVSLANYISNVAQSTANPNGAILAGATALAFPVVILFVVFQRFFTATDLGAAVKG